CATTCCGAGCGAGCTGTACACCGGCACGCCGTGGTACAGCAGCAGCGACGATTTCCCCTCGGCGGTGAGGTTTTTGTACCTAATTGGCAAAATCAGATCAGAAATCGAGCCGATTGAGCTAAATTAGGgcaaacaaaattgaaattggggGAAAATTGAAGTAAAACCTAGGGCGGAAATCGTCGAGAGCTTCGTCGGAGGGGCAGAAGATGGTGAGGCCGCCTTGGACGCTATCGGAAAATGTGGATTGGACGCCTTGAGAGACGATCATGTCGGAGAAGGTCTGGCAGCCTTGCTTCGCCATGAGAGAGGTGACATTGAGGTCGGAGGGGGCGGCGGTGGGGGCCTCGGCCTCCGGCGAGGTGAGAGTGTTGCTGATTTGGATCACAGCGATGTCGTAGGGCAATTCCTCTAGGGATTTGACGAATGTGGCCATGGGGCCGTCGGAATCGGAGTCGACCGGAGCGAATCCGACCTTGCCGCCCTTCATGTCGGTGATGTTGACGTAGCCGGAGGTGCCGGCGGCCTCGCCGGTGGCCTGGAAGAgggaggaggtggtggtggagcCCTTGGTGATCTGGTGGAGCTTCTTGGCGCCGAAGTAGTCGGCGAAGATGTGGAGGGAGAGGATGTTTTTGAGGGTGGGGAGCGGGTAGTGCTTGGCGAGGAGGTCGGCCATGCCGGCGTTGTCGACGGCGCAGACGGTGATGGTGCGGCGGCGGTTGATCTCGCCGGCGAGGTGGGTGACGGTGAGGTAGTGGTTGAAGGTGGAGAAGGAGGGGTGCTTGGCGAGCATGCGGGTGATGTTGTGGGcgttggtggtggtggaggagagGGCGGCGGCAGCGACGGcgacgaggaggaggaaggAGATTCTTAGCTCCATTGTGGTGGCTGCCGCTGCTCTCTCTAGTGAAGTAGTATGAattgtgtggtgtgtgtatgtgtttatttatatCTAGAGATAAGACTTTATTCAAACGGGTGTCtccatttttatcataaaaataacgAATTTAGGTTTGTAGTGGAACGGGGAAATGGTTCTTCGGTTCTTGGTTAATCGAGAATTGAATCTTGTTTTTTCGGTTTTCGATTAGGGAAATGGTTCTCGGTTCTTGGTTAACCGAGAATCGAACcttattttttcagttttcgGTTAAGGTTAAGGTTTGGTTTCGGTTATTAAGTTTAAGTTAATCTCGGTTTCGGTTCTAATCGAGAACCGAAAGGTTAGAACTGAATAATcgttattttctaaataattaatttttactataattgTGGTAGTTATGCATTTTTGTTGGttatattaatgtaaattGTTTGTACAAtggaatttttaattagtagtaggTGGGTTAACTTTAGTCTTTAGTGTAGGGCAAGGCTAATGAAaagaattttttgtttctaatatttattttttacagataatatattttacaagatacatattgtaaatttttttaggtGTATAAATATTGCaagttagtagtagtaatttgtaGATTACGCTTCATCTTCCACCGACTGCAGGTACCATTTCAATAATGCTCTATAAATCCTGTGGTTTCCAAATTTGAAACACatcatttaattcaaaatctaTAGCTATCTTTGCACCAAAGAATTAAGTAACGTTTGAAAGTTAAAtcaatgattaattttaatataatagtgctataattaaattatcaaatatctAAActattccatttttaaaatgtttcgtaaacttattatttttacaaattaattttatctgtAATATTCAAATTGTGAAAATTGAGAGTTTTAAGACTAAGATAATGATTTGGAAGTCGATAAAAGAGCTTCTTGATGTTCAAGTTAGTAAATAATCGAGAATAACCAttataataaacataaataatgcgTAAAGTGCTAAATAATGGTAGAAAAGAGATGGTAAACGGATTATTCAACCGATCGAGTAGTTATAGTCGATCGGAGCGAACACGGtaaattgttgtataaataGTGGCGATGATTGTCCAAAGTAATCGAGCTAATTGTGCGACCAAAGCATGTGGGAGTTCAGAGTGCACAAATCAAAAGAATGCAAATAATGCAAGAGTGATAGCTTTTGAAAGATAACGTGTAAGACTGCAAGTGACTATGTATGAGTATGTTCCTCATAAATAGTATGTGAGGGCCAAGGTTTTATTTGGAGCGAGCATTCTAATAATAATTGCGTTAATTATCTTGGAACGGTACTCATTTTGCTCCTTTTGATTTCGTTGACATGTAGTCGTCACTTCTAGGCTTCACAATAGAGCCGCACATCCCTCATATGTGGGCTTTGTTATGCGCTTGGTCATGTTGAAACCGTCGTATGAGGCTTGTTAAATCATAGtacaataatattttggagtagtataaatttaactGATAATCTATGCATATGACATCTtatatctactttattttcttgctctcaacttacaaaacaaatttgcataaaatcacttgggagtataaaatgCTCAATGTTAATAtcttaatatgaaaataacatTTGCCCGATTTCAAATGTCCAACTTTCCCCAAATTTCAACAATAACAATTCcttatttgataataataacCACCATTcttcaccatttttttttgcaaaacaataaattatttatttatataatattgagACCACATTGTTGAGCTGGAGGTGGGCCCTAATAATAGCCCAGACAAATCGACCATAAGAGCATCGATGGCATTGGACATCTTTGTCTGGCCCATTACCacctttattattatttttttaatactatttggttttattttagtttcagCACATTTTCCACCTCATcaatgtaattaaaatttgtcatcattttttttgagtgaaaatcaaattaaattcagTCACCCGTAACAAATTTGAGAAATATGATTGAATTTATATGAGAATTTACCTATTACTACTATCTAAAATTACTACTCATCTtgctttaaaaattaaaatatttatagtgctcgTTACCACCATGAATAAAAAGCTTGCTTTAAGAGAAGTTGGACTACCAAAccttatttcaaatttaaatttatttcccTCACATTCCTTTGACTTAttgtaaaaaacaaaaatacattttCAAGAAAACAAGTAGTGATATGACTATTTTTATCTCATCCAAACtaatccaaatatttgaaatattcttattatctcttcacgaaaagaaaaaaaagacacGGTGTCACGTGCAACGCCACGTGTACATTTGTCTAGAAATTCCACGTTCAAACTCTTAGCTCTACATTCTTCCAGAAATCTAGCTCGTAGTAGAAATCTTTTGATCACAAAAAATTCACACAAAATTCAAAgcatttcttcttcaatcatcGCTATCTCCTTGCAAAAAGCAGGCAATTCTCTCACTCTATAAtctatatgcatatatatctAACTGTAGTTGCATGCATTTATCCTATGAGGATGAGAGTATCGCTAATTCCGATTgattatatagatatattcatgcatatatatgtttgaattttgatgatGAAATACGACATGATTCGTTTATGTTTGAGCAGAGAAATGGGGAGCTCGGGCTTTTCGTGGAAGTTGAAGGATCACCCGAAACTGGCCAAGGGGAAAACTGTAGCGGTGGTGGTTTTGGATGGCTGGGGAGAGGCTAACCCTAATCCCTACAATTGCATCCATGTCGCCCACACCCCAACCATGGATTCTCTCAAAAAAGTAGgcatttttatgttaattcGTGCAAttatgttggatattttagtgtaattggattaacttgattgatcagtATTATCATAATGAGACATCATATAAGTCtggaggtgcggagtgcacgcttatttgaattcattatgatgttagatgaacgggggtccgggggcagcgcccccgggtagcggggtccaaggggcagagcccctggctggggtcagcttggaaattttttatttccaacgaaGTTGCTGTGTAagaaattcatccgaaaatgtaatttctgaaaGTCAAAGGACTAGTTTGCAATTTCGGAAACCTTTTGAAAATCAGTTAATTTCTGTTACGAAATTAACAGACGCGTTGTTTCAAGTTGATAAAACGCGCTGGTTTCATCTTGTTAAGTTCAGATCGATTCCTGTTTGGTTCTGATATTCTTTTTCTCAGATATCAACATAAGATAGTTCTGTTTTTTCTCTGAATTGTAtccgatcaaatattttggtagaaccgccgaaattgatttgatctgaaagtgatttcatcacgactttcagattaTCCGTTTTGTTCAGTATTTTGAATCTCCCTAACAAATTATTGTGCTATGAAGAAGTATGCGTGGCtgaattgtgtttttttgggTGGTGAAGGGGGCGCCGGAGAGGTGGAGGTTGGTGAAGGCGCACGGGACGGCGGTGGGGCTGCCCTCAGATGATGATATGGGCAACAGTGAGGTTGGACACAATGCTCTTGGTGCTGGCCGTATCTATGCACAAGGGTCAGATACTAATACATGTATTATGTATAGTTCtcattattttct
The nucleotide sequence above comes from Salvia hispanica cultivar TCC Black 2014 chromosome 5, UniMelb_Shisp_WGS_1.0, whole genome shotgun sequence. Encoded proteins:
- the LOC125190390 gene encoding fasciclin-like arabinogalactan protein 2: MELRISFLLLVAVAAAALSSTTTNAHNITRMLAKHPSFSTFNHYLTVTHLAGEINRRRTITVCAVDNAGMADLLAKHYPLPTLKNILSLHIFADYFGAKKLHQITKGSTTTSSLFQATGEAAGTSGYVNITDMKGGKVGFAPVDSDSDGPMATFVKSLEELPYDIAVIQISNTLTSPEAEAPTAAPSDLNVTSLMAKQGCQTFSDMIVSQGVQSTFSDSVQGGLTIFCPSDEALDDFRPRYKNLTAEGKSSLLLYHGVPVYSSLGMLRASNGLMNTLATEGTKKFDFTVQNDGDDVKLKTKIVTATITGTLIDEDPLAVFKIDEVLLPKELFKAAPPAPAPKPAPKSKSKSKGAAAGDDDDEEADGPGPASDDLAAADEDDSNAGGRVRGGGVAALCFSLALGFLAYIC